In the Alphaproteobacteria bacterium genome, GCCTGCGATCCGCCGTCGAGCAGCCCAAGCAGCACCGCCGTCCCCACCGTCGGATGACCCGCGAATGGCAATTCCGAGACCGGCGTGAAAATGCGGATGCGGGCGCGCTGCGAAGCCACTTCGGGCGGAAACACGAACACCGTCTCGGACAGGTCGAACTCGCGCGCGATCTGCTGCATCGCCACGGCATCGAGACCATCCGGCTCCAGCACCACGGCGAGCGGATTTCCCGCAAAGCGCTTGTCGGTGAACACGTCGAGCGTGACGAAACGGCGGCGCATGATGACACCTCAAATTTTCTCGGCTTCGAAAAGCTGGCTTGGATTGACGAATTCCTCCTGCGCCGCGACCAACAGGATTTCGCGCGATCCCACTTCGGCAGTGCGCTTGAGTACCCCAAAAATGGATGAGGTGGCGCACGCGAGCGCGTCCATTGCCGAGCCGCTGCGCAGGTAATGCGCGAAGAACAACGCTGCGATCGCATCGCCCGCGCCATTCACCGAGATCGGCAGCTTGGGCGTGCGCACGCGGAAGCGGCCCGCGGCATCCGAGGCGACGAGGTCGATCGCGTCGGGCGGGGTTTCATCGGTATGCAGCGACGTCACCAGGATCGCCTTCGGTCCGAGCGCGTGCAGGGCGTCGATCGCCGCCAGCGCGTCGCGCCGCATCGCGCTGGTGCGACGGGTCAAATGGTCGAGCTCGAACTGGTTCGGCGTCACCACGTCCGCCGCCGACACCGCGTGTACACGCATGAATTCCGGGATGCCGGCCTTGACGAACACATCGCGGCCCACGTCGCCGATCACCGGATCGCAGCAATAGCGCGCCTTGGGATTCGCCGCTTTCACCCGCGCGACCGCGTCAAGGATCGCGACGCCGGTCTCGGCCGAGCCCATGTAGCCGGAGAGCACGCCGTCGCACTGGCCGAGCACGCCGCGCTCCGAAATGCCCTGCACCAGCTCGGTGATCAGGCCCGCGTCGAACACGCGGCCGGTCCAGCCGCCATAGCCGGTGTGGTTGGAGAACTGCACCGTGTGAATCGGCCAGACCTCGACGCCGATCCGCTGCAGCGGAAACGTCGCGGCGGCATTGCCGACGTGGCCGTAGGCGACGTGCGACTGGATCGAGAGGATGTTCATGGGTGCCACAAACAGGAAGCGGCGGGAACCTTAGTCCCCGCCGCGCCAAATGCTCCAACCGTTTTTCGTGATCGCGGCGATCAGCGGCCTTGATCACATGCCCTTGGCGGCCGCCTCGACGAACCGGTTGGTATAGGTCTTCGACAGGTCGATATTCGCCTTGGCGATCTCGGGCACGGACTGGCTGAATACCGCAAGCACGGCCTGCGCGCCCTTCGGGTCCATGAGGCCCGTCTGCGAATACATCGGGATCGTGTTCTTCAGCGCCGCCAGATAGAGCGCCTTGTCGGCGCCGACGAAATCTTCCGGCATCTTGGCCATGATCTCTTCCGGCGTGTGCGAATGGATCCACTTCAGCGTGGCGAGGATCGCGTTGGTCAGCTTCTGCACCGTCGCCTCGTTCTTGGCGATCCAGTCGGCGCGTGTATAGAGCGCGCCGCCGGGATATTCGCCGCCGAAAATATCGAGCGTGTCCTTCTGCGTCCGCACATCGGCAAGGATCTTGAAGTCCTTGAACTTGCTCTGCAGCAGCGTTGCCGCCGGATCGAGCATCACGGCGGCGTTCACCTTGCCGTGTTCCATGGCGGCCACCGCCGTTGCATCAAGACCGATGCCGACCACGCTGGCGGAGGTCGGGTCCATGCCGTTCTTCGCGAGCAGATATTTCAGGAAGAAATCGGTCGAAGAGCCCGGCGCCGAAACGCCGACGGCCTTGCCGGCAAGGTCCTTGATCGACTTGATGTCCTTGGTTTCGGGCGAGACCGCCAGAACCATGCCGGGATAGCGGTCATAGACCACGAA is a window encoding:
- a CDS encoding ABC transporter substrate-binding protein yields the protein MRKLIRGAVAALGALALLTGAAAAQGKQKVSIAVGGAGCLCYLPTVLAKQLGEYDKAGLEVELINFKGGSQALQAVIGGSADVVSGYYDHCVNLAAKGQSLQSFVVYDRYPGMVLAVSPETKDIKSIKDLAGKAVGVSAPGSSTDFFLKYLLAKNGMDPTSASVVGIGLDATAVAAMEHGKVNAAVMLDPAATLLQSKFKDFKILADVRTQKDTLDIFGGEYPGGALYTRADWIAKNEATVQKLTNAILATLKWIHSHTPEEIMAKMPEDFVGADKALYLAALKNTIPMYSQTGLMDPKGAQAVLAVFSQSVPEIAKANIDLSKTYTNRFVEAAAKGM
- the pdxY gene encoding pyridoxal kinase PdxY — translated: MNILSIQSHVAYGHVGNAAATFPLQRIGVEVWPIHTVQFSNHTGYGGWTGRVFDAGLITELVQGISERGVLGQCDGVLSGYMGSAETGVAILDAVARVKAANPKARYCCDPVIGDVGRDVFVKAGIPEFMRVHAVSAADVVTPNQFELDHLTRRTSAMRRDALAAIDALHALGPKAILVTSLHTDETPPDAIDLVASDAAGRFRVRTPKLPISVNGAGDAIAALFFAHYLRSGSAMDALACATSSIFGVLKRTAEVGSREILLVAAQEEFVNPSQLFEAEKI